One part of the Parabacteroides distasonis ATCC 8503 genome encodes these proteins:
- a CDS encoding TonB-dependent receptor plug domain-containing protein, translating into MRDLYLIRCLCVFSVWLFSLGVAFGQQIDTTAYHELSGVEVVEKVRPSVTREGTPLQIMDRAGIDRLGVQDLSEAVKRFSGVTVQDYGGIGGLKTVSVRSLGAKHTAVSYDGVTITDAQSGQVDISRFSLDNVEMVSLSIGQSDDIFQTARVYASAGALNIQTGKPTFKDKSFHTYLKVKGGSFGLFNPVLHYDQKLGKRWSASLHGDFVRADGQYPYTLINGELETKEKRRNSDIHAYHLEGNLFGDFGRGGELSFKAYYFDSERGLPGSVNLYNKNTSERLWDNNFFVQSGYKNVLNEKFTLRAMAKYNYAFTRYLDVNDKYAAGEQVDLNTQNEYYGSVGLLYTPIKYVSATLTTDLTRSMLDNNFVNGPNPKRMASQSVLAVQYKNSRFTATGSLLGTYITDKVEQGEKPDDKRRLSPAVSLSWRPFSESTLRIRASYKDIFRVPTFTDLYYLRMGNTNLKPEETSQYNVGVTWSSSCGDWLRHFSISADGYYNTVKDKIVALPTMYVWKMMNMGEVDIKGVDVNLSTQFRLPLRMSLFLASTYSFQYAVDVTDPEAKNYKDQIPYTPRHSGTVSVTLENPWVNVSYILTAVGDRYALPQNIDRNRIDSYIEQSISINRDFRFRYFGLRLQGELLNLTNVNYDVIQYYPMPGRSWRLSVCLSY; encoded by the coding sequence ATGCGAGATTTATATCTTATAAGATGTCTGTGCGTTTTTAGCGTATGGTTATTTTCTTTGGGTGTCGCTTTCGGTCAACAGATCGATACGACGGCCTATCACGAGCTTTCCGGGGTGGAAGTAGTGGAGAAGGTACGTCCGTCGGTTACCCGTGAAGGTACGCCTTTGCAAATTATGGACCGGGCGGGAATCGATCGCTTGGGAGTACAAGACCTATCCGAGGCCGTGAAACGCTTCTCGGGAGTTACAGTACAGGATTATGGGGGGATCGGAGGATTGAAAACGGTCTCGGTACGTAGCTTGGGAGCGAAGCATACCGCCGTCAGTTACGATGGGGTGACGATTACGGATGCGCAAAGCGGGCAAGTCGATATCAGCCGTTTCTCGTTGGATAACGTGGAGATGGTTTCCTTATCGATCGGACAATCGGATGACATCTTCCAAACGGCAAGGGTGTATGCCTCGGCAGGAGCCTTGAATATACAAACCGGAAAGCCCACGTTTAAAGACAAATCGTTTCATACTTATCTTAAGGTTAAGGGAGGTTCCTTCGGACTTTTTAATCCCGTGCTGCATTATGATCAAAAATTAGGAAAGCGTTGGAGCGCATCCTTACATGGTGATTTCGTGCGTGCGGATGGGCAATATCCCTATACATTGATTAATGGGGAATTGGAGACGAAAGAGAAGCGTAGAAATAGCGATATCCATGCTTACCATTTGGAAGGTAATCTATTCGGCGATTTTGGAAGGGGAGGCGAACTTTCCTTTAAGGCGTACTATTTTGATTCGGAGCGGGGACTTCCCGGTTCTGTTAATTTATATAACAAGAACACTTCTGAACGATTATGGGATAATAACTTTTTCGTGCAATCGGGGTATAAGAATGTTCTTAATGAGAAATTTACGCTACGGGCCATGGCTAAGTATAATTATGCTTTTACTCGTTATTTAGATGTAAATGATAAATATGCCGCAGGCGAACAAGTCGACTTGAATACACAGAATGAGTATTATGGCTCTGTAGGTTTGCTGTATACTCCTATAAAGTATGTATCGGCGACGTTAACAACGGATTTAACTCGCTCTATGCTGGACAATAATTTTGTAAACGGACCTAATCCAAAGCGAATGGCCTCTCAATCGGTACTAGCGGTGCAATATAAGAACAGCCGATTCACGGCTACCGGTAGTTTATTGGGAACATATATCACTGATAAAGTGGAGCAAGGGGAAAAACCGGATGATAAAAGGCGTTTATCCCCGGCTGTAAGTTTGTCTTGGCGGCCATTCTCGGAAAGTACATTGCGGATACGTGCCTCTTACAAAGATATATTCCGGGTTCCTACATTTACGGACTTGTATTACCTCCGTATGGGAAATACAAATTTGAAACCGGAAGAAACTTCCCAATATAATGTAGGGGTAACATGGAGTTCTTCCTGTGGGGATTGGCTGCGGCATTTCAGTATTTCGGCGGATGGATATTATAATACGGTGAAAGATAAGATCGTGGCTTTACCTACCATGTATGTTTGGAAGATGATGAATATGGGCGAAGTGGATATTAAAGGGGTAGATGTAAATTTATCTACACAATTCCGATTGCCCTTACGAATGAGCTTGTTTTTGGCTTCCACTTATTCTTTTCAATATGCGGTTGATGTGACAGATCCGGAAGCTAAGAATTATAAGGATCAGATTCCTTATACACCTCGTCATTCAGGCACGGTTTCCGTAACCTTGGAAAATCCATGGGTAAATGTCTCTTATATACTGACTGCGGTTGGTGATCGTTATGCATTGCCGCAAAATATAGATCGGAACAGGATTGATTCTTATATAGAACAGAGTATTTCTATAAATCGAGATTTTCGTTTTCGATATTTCGGTTTGCGTTTGCAAGGTGAATTGTTAAATCTTACGAACGTGAATTATGATGTTATTCAGTATTATCCCATGCCGGGCCGTTCTTGGCGTTTAAGTGTTTGTTTATCCTATTAG